From the genome of Triticum aestivum cultivar Chinese Spring chromosome 3B, IWGSC CS RefSeq v2.1, whole genome shotgun sequence, one region includes:
- the LOC123070944 gene encoding single-stranded DNA-binding protein, mitochondrial: MSTKLLNSLSLRRLLGQQRNPIDLYTASRAWSSSTSFSGVHEKNGMGVEADGDVADSWKDADFRGVYRAIICGSVGQVPVQKKLRNGHIVTVFTVGTGGMFDQRRAGAENLPMPAQWHRIAVHNEQLGTYAVQKLVKNAAVYVEGDIETRVYNDDINNLVKIVPEICVRFDGKIHLVQSGGSDVSKSLEELREGLF; this comes from the exons ATGAGCACGAAATTGCTCAACAGCTTGAGCCTGAGGAGGCTCTTAGGACAGCAAAGAAACCCAATTG ACTTATACACAGCATCGAGAGCATGGAGCTCTAGCACTTCATTTTCTGGTGTTCATGAGAAGAATGGCATGGGCGTCGAGGCAGATGGTGATGTTGCAGATTCTTGGAAAGATGCTGACTTCCGTGGTGTTTACCGG GCCATTATTTGTGGCAGCGTTGGACAAGTGCCTGTGCAGAAAAAATTGAGGAACGGGCATATTGTGACTGTATTTACTGTCGGGACTGGAGGCATGTTTGACCAGAGGAGGGCAGGTGCTGAAAACTTGCCAATGCCAGCTCAGTGGCATCGCATAGCTGTTCATAATGAGCAGCTTGGTACATATGCTGTTCAAAAGTTGGTTAAGAA TGCTGCAGTATATGTTGAGGGTGATATTGAGACTAGAGTCTACAATGATGACATCAATAATCTAGTGAAAATCGTACCTGAGATCTGTGTGCGGTTTGATG GCAAGATACACTTGGTTCAATCTGGGGGCAGTGATGTCAGCAAATCATTGGAAGAGTTAA GGGAGGGGCTATTTTAG